A DNA window from Sporosarcina sp. ANT_H38 contains the following coding sequences:
- a CDS encoding carboxypeptidase M32 yields the protein MDLSTEEKFVALLKKMSAYSEAVSIMYWDMRTGAPKKGIPARSEAVGTLSTELFKMSVSEEMGGYLEELGNRKDTLNPILLKTVEEVKKEYDLSGKIPAEEYREFVVLTSQSESAWEEAKEQADFDMFLPYLEKIVATTKKFIGYWGVKDGNAYNTLLNQYEPGMTTDIIDEVFGQLKETIVPLVKKISESGNQPDTSFLFKQFPKENQKAFSHAILTQLGYDFNAGRLDETVHPFETAINIGDVRITTKYDENDFRSAIFGTIHECGHALYDQNIDLELEGLPIAEGTSMGIHESQSLFYEQFVGHNENFWTYNFDLLKSQSPEQFEDVALEDFLRAINVSKPSLIRIEADELTYPLHIMIRYEIEKGIFNGDYEVKDLPQIWNDKYEEYLGVRPKNNSEGVLQDVHWAGGSFGYFPSYALGYMYAAQLKVAMLKDLPNFDELCGNGDFGPILDWLTEHVHKYGKMKQPLEIINDTTGEGLNAKYLADYLSEKYTKLYSL from the coding sequence ATGGATTTGTCAACTGAAGAAAAATTCGTAGCTTTGCTAAAAAAGATGAGTGCATACTCAGAAGCCGTTTCAATTATGTATTGGGATATGCGTACGGGCGCACCTAAAAAAGGCATTCCAGCAAGATCGGAAGCAGTTGGTACATTATCGACAGAGCTATTTAAGATGAGTGTTTCTGAGGAAATGGGGGGCTATCTCGAGGAACTTGGTAATAGGAAAGACACACTTAACCCGATTTTGTTGAAAACAGTTGAAGAAGTGAAAAAGGAATATGACTTAAGTGGGAAAATTCCGGCTGAGGAATATCGTGAATTTGTCGTCCTAACTTCTCAATCGGAATCCGCATGGGAGGAAGCAAAAGAACAAGCTGACTTTGATATGTTCCTTCCGTATCTTGAGAAAATTGTTGCCACGACTAAAAAGTTCATTGGCTATTGGGGCGTGAAAGATGGTAACGCTTATAATACATTGCTCAATCAATACGAACCGGGGATGACAACAGATATCATTGATGAAGTTTTCGGCCAATTGAAGGAGACAATCGTGCCGCTCGTGAAGAAAATTTCTGAATCAGGCAACCAACCTGATACATCATTTTTATTCAAACAATTTCCAAAAGAAAATCAGAAAGCATTTAGTCATGCTATATTGACGCAACTTGGTTATGATTTCAACGCAGGGCGTTTGGATGAAACCGTACATCCATTTGAAACAGCCATCAATATTGGCGACGTTCGGATTACGACGAAATACGATGAAAATGATTTCCGTTCTGCCATTTTTGGAACAATTCATGAATGTGGACATGCGCTTTACGATCAAAATATTGATTTAGAACTTGAAGGATTGCCAATTGCAGAAGGTACTTCAATGGGGATTCATGAATCGCAGTCATTATTCTATGAACAGTTTGTCGGACATAATGAAAACTTTTGGACGTACAATTTTGATTTATTAAAGAGCCAATCACCTGAACAATTTGAAGACGTAGCGCTTGAAGATTTTCTGCGTGCCATCAATGTATCAAAACCATCACTTATACGGATTGAAGCAGATGAACTGACGTATCCGCTACACATTATGATTCGTTATGAAATCGAAAAAGGGATTTTTAATGGCGATTACGAAGTCAAAGACCTGCCGCAAATTTGGAATGATAAATATGAGGAGTACCTCGGCGTCCGTCCAAAAAATAACAGTGAAGGTGTTTTACAAGACGTTCACTGGGCTGGGGGATCCTTCGGTTATTTCCCGTCATACGCACTTGGCTATATGTATGCGGCTCAATTGAAAGTAGCGATGTTGAAGGACCTACCTAATTTCGATGAACTTTGTGGGAATGGTGATTTTGGACCTATTCTTGACTGGTTAACGGAGCATGTTCATAAATACGGTAAGATGAAACAGCCGCTTGAAATTATCAATGACACGACAGGTGAAGGATTGAACGCAAAATACTTAGCGGATTACTTGTCTGAAAAATACACAAAATTATATAGCTTATAA
- a CDS encoding chemotaxis protein CheX, translating to MSTSKNVQMILNGTISSLTTVIPVKLDVLAPSITVQPYEQKEISVLIGLVGGIKGRLIIDASIDAINTIGQAMFGMSIEGEMIESFTGELGNMVAGNLCTVLEKDGLILDISPPTVMTGATKFYGFKQAFKLPVKIEGSGMLTVLLTIDEN from the coding sequence ATGAGCACATCGAAGAATGTACAAATGATTTTAAATGGGACAATATCTTCACTGACAACTGTTATTCCCGTCAAATTGGACGTCCTTGCTCCGTCGATTACAGTTCAACCATATGAACAAAAAGAGATTAGCGTCTTAATTGGACTCGTCGGTGGCATAAAAGGACGACTTATCATTGATGCATCTATAGACGCCATCAATACAATTGGGCAAGCAATGTTCGGTATGTCAATTGAAGGCGAAATGATTGAATCTTTCACAGGGGAACTCGGTAATATGGTTGCTGGAAACTTATGTACTGTACTAGAAAAGGATGGCCTTATCCTTGATATATCCCCTCCGACTGTAATGACAGGCGCGACGAAATTTTACGGTTTCAAACAGGCATTTAAGTTACCTGTCAAGATCGAGGGCAGCGGAATGTTAACCGTTCTGTTAACGATTGATGAGAATTAA
- a CDS encoding class I SAM-dependent RNA methyltransferase: MTEFKLVATSAMGLESLVADEVKALGYKTTSENGKIYFQGDELAIAKSNLWLRVADRVRIVAGEFEATTFDDLFEQTKAIPWERFLPVDAEFPVAGKSVKSTLYSVPDCQAIVKKAIVERLKIAYKRVGFFDESGPLFKLEVSILKDKVTLTIDSSGTGLHKRGYRLAQGDAPLKETLAAALVKVSRWNPNRPFIDPFCGSGTIAIEAAMIGQNIAPGYNREFLSEEWPWINKNIWDQVREEAEDLAKYDQPLDISGFDYDPRMIKVAQENAAGAGFMDLIKFQTCDVRDLTIDSLNGVMVGNPPYGERLGEVEDAEEITKELGRIMKNHPSWSVYMLSSLENYEKMYGHRATKKRKLFNGFIRTDLYQFWGQRK, from the coding sequence ATGACTGAATTTAAACTAGTAGCAACATCGGCAATGGGGCTTGAATCGCTTGTGGCAGATGAAGTAAAAGCACTTGGATATAAAACGACTTCGGAAAACGGAAAGATCTATTTCCAAGGGGATGAATTGGCGATTGCAAAATCGAATCTATGGCTGCGAGTAGCTGACCGTGTTCGTATTGTTGCGGGTGAATTCGAAGCTACGACGTTCGATGATTTATTTGAACAGACAAAAGCGATACCGTGGGAACGTTTTTTACCAGTTGACGCAGAATTCCCAGTCGCAGGTAAGTCAGTGAAGTCCACTTTGTACAGTGTACCTGATTGTCAGGCAATTGTAAAAAAAGCGATTGTTGAACGCTTGAAGATTGCTTATAAAAGAGTTGGATTTTTTGATGAATCAGGTCCTTTATTCAAATTAGAAGTTTCGATTTTAAAAGATAAAGTGACATTGACGATTGATTCAAGCGGTACGGGGCTCCATAAACGCGGCTACCGACTTGCGCAAGGGGATGCACCTTTGAAAGAGACACTGGCAGCAGCGCTTGTTAAAGTATCACGCTGGAATCCAAATCGCCCTTTCATTGATCCGTTTTGTGGTTCTGGTACAATCGCAATTGAAGCTGCGATGATCGGGCAAAACATTGCACCCGGATATAATCGCGAATTTTTAAGTGAAGAGTGGCCGTGGATTAACAAAAATATATGGGATCAAGTTCGTGAAGAAGCGGAAGATCTTGCAAAATACGACCAACCGCTTGATATTTCAGGATTTGATTACGATCCCCGCATGATCAAAGTAGCACAGGAAAATGCGGCGGGTGCTGGATTCATGGATTTAATCAAGTTTCAAACATGTGATGTAAGGGACTTGACTATAGACAGCTTGAATGGCGTTATGGTCGGGAATCCTCCATATGGAGAACGTCTTGGTGAAGTGGAAGATGCTGAAGAGATTACGAAGGAACTTGGTCGTATAATGAAAAACCACCCTTCATGGTCTGTTTATATGTTGTCTTCATTGGAAAACTATGAAAAAATGTACGGACATAGAGCGACGAAAAAGCGGAAATTATTCAATGGTTTTATCAGAACTGATTTATATCAGTTCTGGGGCCAACGTAAATAA
- a CDS encoding ATP-dependent DNA helicase: MKSKMPFPLSKDKSFYESLNDWIGDTLYDELTEKGFECRDEQIYMAFQIEQALKEKKVLFAEAGVGTGKTIAYLLPAIAYARYTGKPALISCADETLIDQLVKEDGDIRKISEALGLDIDVRLAKSRDQYLCLKRLDEAGNTIDEDYVDVVADELPEFVYGLGSLQSIVPYGERSDYPNLSDAEWKTVNFHPIQQCAACDLRNRCGQTIHRNHYRESVELVICSHDFYMEHIWTKESRKRQGQLPLLPEPSMIVFDEGHLLEYSAQRALTYEVQNSTLLNLLERIMVDGIRESTLQLMERLIDSHEAFFALLKVLADKTENDRKAIEKSPELLEVGKEVVKISNALLEEFVFEGELYIIPAYDLRMVEEYLDQYIYSMDLFTSQNDAVDWLESRGGESTLVIMPRLVTDILREKLFSSKTPIVFSSATLSVGETFTYLAEGLGIQDYLSFSVESPFDYDEVMEVFATDVEAGGKAKRALELLEDGEQTLILFKSERAMNHFKERVPAEWQARIAFEGERELSSIVRDFQQKKVPVLCSYHLWEGLDIPQDALTRVIIYDLPLPPSDPLFDARREHAKDPFREVDLPFMLLRLRQGAGRLIRTSADSGTVHLLLEGKEQEMKAEIEGIFPVKMKMTV, translated from the coding sequence ATGAAAAGTAAGATGCCATTCCCATTATCAAAAGATAAATCGTTCTATGAATCATTGAATGATTGGATAGGGGATACGTTGTACGATGAATTGACTGAAAAAGGATTTGAATGCCGCGATGAACAAATCTATATGGCTTTCCAAATCGAACAAGCGCTGAAAGAGAAGAAAGTCCTTTTTGCGGAAGCAGGAGTAGGGACAGGTAAAACAATTGCTTATCTTCTTCCTGCAATTGCATATGCTCGCTATACTGGAAAACCGGCTCTCATTTCGTGTGCGGATGAGACACTCATCGATCAGCTTGTCAAAGAAGACGGTGATATCCGGAAAATTAGTGAAGCGCTCGGTCTTGATATCGATGTGCGCCTTGCTAAATCACGTGACCAATATCTATGCTTGAAACGTTTGGATGAGGCGGGTAACACGATTGACGAAGACTACGTTGATGTTGTGGCAGACGAACTTCCCGAATTTGTTTATGGCCTAGGTTCATTGCAATCGATTGTTCCTTACGGGGAACGTTCGGATTATCCAAACTTAAGCGATGCAGAGTGGAAAACTGTGAACTTCCATCCAATTCAACAATGTGCTGCGTGTGATCTCCGCAATCGATGTGGTCAGACGATACACCGTAATCATTATCGGGAATCGGTCGAACTTGTTATTTGTTCGCATGATTTCTATATGGAGCATATTTGGACAAAAGAATCCCGTAAAAGACAAGGGCAGTTACCACTATTACCGGAACCATCAATGATTGTCTTTGACGAAGGTCATCTTCTTGAGTATTCAGCCCAACGAGCATTGACATATGAGGTGCAGAATAGTACCTTGCTAAATCTCCTGGAAAGAATCATGGTCGATGGTATTAGAGAGTCGACATTACAACTTATGGAACGTTTAATTGATTCGCATGAAGCGTTTTTTGCATTGCTCAAAGTGCTTGCAGATAAAACGGAGAACGACAGAAAAGCGATTGAAAAATCACCAGAACTTCTGGAAGTTGGAAAAGAAGTTGTTAAAATCTCGAATGCTCTTCTTGAAGAATTCGTATTTGAAGGTGAATTATACATTATTCCAGCATATGATTTGAGAATGGTCGAGGAATATCTGGATCAATATATTTATTCTATGGACCTTTTTACATCTCAAAATGATGCAGTTGACTGGCTTGAAAGTCGCGGAGGTGAATCCACTCTAGTTATCATGCCGCGTCTTGTGACTGACATTTTGAGAGAGAAACTGTTTTCATCTAAAACACCAATCGTTTTTTCATCAGCTACATTATCAGTCGGCGAAACGTTTACTTATCTGGCAGAGGGTCTTGGTATCCAGGATTATTTGTCGTTTTCGGTGGAGTCGCCATTTGATTATGATGAAGTGATGGAAGTGTTTGCAACGGATGTAGAAGCAGGAGGTAAAGCGAAACGAGCGCTTGAACTTTTAGAAGACGGAGAGCAGACACTGATTCTGTTTAAGTCAGAGCGAGCAATGAATCATTTCAAGGAGCGAGTTCCTGCCGAGTGGCAAGCACGTATCGCTTTCGAAGGTGAACGAGAATTGTCTTCAATTGTACGTGATTTCCAACAGAAGAAAGTACCTGTTTTATGCTCTTATCATTTATGGGAAGGGCTCGACATTCCTCAAGATGCATTGACGCGTGTTATTATTTACGATTTGCCATTACCACCATCGGATCCGTTGTTCGACGCGAGACGTGAGCACGCCAAGGATCCTTTCCGTGAAGTAGACTTACCTTTCATGCTGCTAAGACTACGCCAAGGTGCAGGACGACTCATACGGACGTCTGCGGATTCTGGAACCGTACATCTTTTACTTGAAGGTAAGGAACAGGAAATGAAAGCTGAAATCGAAGGTATTTTCCCGGTGAAAATGAAAATGACGGTTTAA
- a CDS encoding DUF421 domain-containing protein, with protein sequence MDFFHGQESLTTIQWVLRAIISYFFLLFAVKLMGRRSIAQLRLLDFTMALILGNILAHPLSDEQLGMKGSLITTGVLVFLYSIGVLVSLKVNLFKKWIEPSPFPLIKNGEIMYKGLGKARITVDHLLSEARKEKIEEVHKIALALWEPDGTISFFLSPQLQPVTPEDIQLITKPFSIPRIIIKERKIDLDELQKSAKDTTWLNNKLELMNMDVHDILLATLDTNDDFKIYLYN encoded by the coding sequence ATGGATTTTTTTCATGGACAGGAATCACTCACAACTATTCAGTGGGTTCTACGTGCTATTATTTCTTATTTCTTCTTACTGTTCGCAGTCAAACTTATGGGACGGCGATCCATTGCTCAATTACGACTGCTCGATTTCACAATGGCTTTAATTCTGGGGAATATTCTTGCACACCCATTATCTGATGAACAATTAGGTATGAAAGGGTCCTTAATTACGACAGGCGTATTGGTTTTTTTATATTCAATTGGTGTACTTGTAAGCTTGAAAGTGAACCTGTTTAAAAAATGGATAGAACCATCTCCTTTTCCCCTGATAAAAAACGGTGAAATCATGTATAAAGGATTAGGTAAAGCAAGAATCACTGTGGATCATCTATTGTCTGAAGCAAGAAAAGAAAAAATCGAAGAGGTCCACAAAATCGCTCTTGCTCTGTGGGAGCCGGATGGTACCATTTCATTTTTCTTATCTCCCCAACTACAACCAGTAACACCTGAGGACATACAATTAATAACAAAACCATTTTCTATTCCTAGGATCATCATTAAAGAAAGAAAAATCGACTTGGATGAATTGCAAAAATCCGCTAAAGACACTACGTGGTTGAACAACAAATTAGAGCTAATGAATATGGACGTTCATGATATTTTATTGGCGACGCTGGATACTAACGATGATTTCAAAATATATTTGTATAATTAA
- the gpsB gene encoding cell division regulator GpsB, producing MDTKLDTKTILEKEFKTGLRGYNQEEVDLFLDDIIHDYEAFKKTISELQTVNERMQKELESAQKRPAAGSAGTTNFDLLKRISNLEKHVFGSKLFDQE from the coding sequence ATGGACACTAAACTAGATACAAAAACGATTCTTGAAAAAGAATTCAAAACGGGCCTTCGCGGCTATAATCAGGAAGAAGTAGATCTCTTCTTAGATGATATCATTCATGATTACGAAGCTTTCAAAAAGACGATTTCGGAATTGCAAACTGTAAATGAACGCATGCAAAAGGAACTTGAGTCTGCACAAAAACGCCCAGCTGCAGGAAGCGCCGGGACAACGAACTTTGATTTATTGAAGCGTATTTCTAATCTAGAGAAGCATGTTTTCGGAAGTAAATTGTTCGATCAAGAATAA